A stretch of the Comamonas testosteroni TK102 genome encodes the following:
- a CDS encoding GFA family protein, which produces MPRPSPDYSRPLQAACHCGAVRFNVLLSDGLNTARRCNCSFCRMRGAVAVSAELSGIEVLQGQDALTLYQFNTGQAKHFFCKHCGIYTFHQRRSSPHQYGVNVACIDGMSPFDFAEVVVSEGRSHPSDRHSGAAAGKPVAAGWLRYEANALLEAQLKE; this is translated from the coding sequence ATGCCCCGCCCAAGCCCCGACTACTCCAGGCCGCTCCAAGCCGCCTGCCACTGCGGCGCAGTGCGTTTTAACGTGCTGCTCAGCGACGGCCTGAATACTGCGCGGCGCTGCAATTGCTCGTTCTGCCGCATGCGCGGTGCCGTGGCCGTGTCGGCCGAGCTGAGCGGAATTGAGGTATTGCAGGGGCAGGATGCGCTGACGCTCTATCAGTTCAACACTGGGCAGGCCAAGCATTTCTTCTGCAAGCATTGCGGCATCTATACCTTTCACCAGCGGCGCTCGTCGCCGCATCAGTACGGCGTGAATGTGGCTTGCATTGACGGCATGAGCCCGTTTGATTTTGCGGAAGTAGTGGTGAGCGAGGGGCGCTCGCACCCCAGTGACCGCCACTCAGGCGCTGCTGCGGGCAAGCCGGTGGCGGCGGGCTGGCTGCGCTATGAAGCCAATGCGCTGCTCGAAGCACAGCTTAAAGAATAG
- a CDS encoding GntP family permease yields the protein MLSVLAVAVSLALLMFLAYRGVTVLLLAPLMAAVAVVLSGDGRWLLPLYTDTFMTALSGYVLQFLPLFLLGALFGRLMADSGAASTLAHWIVRTLGKKYAIQTVVLACALLTYGGVSLFVVAFAIYPIARNLFEEAQIPKRLIPATIALGAFTFTMTALPGSPAIQNAMPIPYFGTNVFAAPGLGILAAALILAGGLWWLSRRAATAKVAGEGYGEHDEGGADTVLTPAQQAAEAARHAQIPLWMALLPLLLVIGVNALFTYGVFPRLDLGFVTERFPALDPTRLVGLWALVIALIVACTALVLLRLGRWHSLKDTINQGVFGFMLPLFNTASEVGYGAVIASLAGFGLIRDAVLKVSSNPLVSEAVAMNVLAGITGSSSGGLSIALQTLGADYLAMAQAAGISPALLHRVAVMAAGGMDTLPHCGAIITLLAICKLNHRQSYGDIAAVTMLFPLPALVMVIALGTWVGSF from the coding sequence ATGCTGAGTGTGCTGGCCGTGGCCGTCTCGCTGGCCCTGTTGATGTTTCTGGCCTACCGAGGCGTGACAGTGCTGCTGCTGGCCCCGTTGATGGCGGCCGTGGCTGTGGTGCTGTCGGGCGACGGGCGCTGGCTGCTGCCGCTATATACCGACACCTTCATGACCGCGCTCAGCGGCTATGTGCTGCAGTTTTTACCTTTGTTTTTGCTGGGGGCGCTGTTCGGGCGGCTGATGGCCGATTCGGGGGCGGCCAGTACCTTGGCTCACTGGATTGTGCGTACTCTGGGCAAGAAGTACGCCATACAGACCGTGGTGCTGGCCTGCGCGCTGCTGACCTATGGCGGGGTGTCGCTGTTTGTGGTGGCTTTTGCCATCTACCCGATTGCGCGCAATCTGTTTGAAGAGGCGCAGATTCCCAAGCGCCTCATCCCGGCCACGATTGCGCTGGGCGCGTTCACCTTCACCATGACGGCGCTGCCGGGTTCGCCCGCGATCCAGAACGCCATGCCGATCCCGTACTTCGGCACCAATGTGTTTGCAGCGCCGGGGCTGGGCATTCTGGCGGCGGCGCTGATTCTGGCGGGTGGCCTGTGGTGGCTGAGCCGGCGCGCAGCCACTGCCAAAGTTGCAGGCGAGGGCTATGGCGAACACGACGAAGGCGGCGCGGATACTGTGCTGACGCCCGCGCAGCAAGCGGCCGAGGCCGCACGCCATGCACAAATACCGCTGTGGATGGCACTGCTGCCATTGCTGCTGGTGATCGGCGTGAATGCGCTGTTTACCTACGGCGTTTTTCCACGTCTGGACCTGGGCTTTGTGACGGAACGCTTTCCGGCGCTGGACCCGACCCGGCTGGTGGGACTGTGGGCGCTGGTGATTGCGCTGATCGTAGCCTGTACGGCGCTGGTGTTGCTGCGCCTGGGGCGCTGGCACAGCCTCAAGGACACCATCAATCAGGGCGTGTTTGGATTCATGCTGCCGCTGTTCAATACAGCGTCCGAGGTTGGCTATGGTGCGGTGATTGCATCCCTGGCCGGTTTTGGACTGATTCGCGACGCGGTGTTGAAGGTATCAAGCAACCCCTTGGTGTCCGAAGCGGTGGCCATGAACGTCCTGGCGGGCATTACCGGCTCATCGTCCGGGGGGCTGAGTATTGCACTGCAGACTTTGGGTGCTGATTACCTGGCTATGGCCCAGGCCGCTGGCATCAGTCCCGCGCTGCTGCACCGGGTGGCGGTGATGGCTGCCGGTGGCATGGACACGCTGCCGCACTGTGGCGCCATCATCACCCTGCTGGCAATCTGCAAGCTCAACCACCGGCAGTCTTATGGCGACATTGCGGCGGTAACCATGCTGTTCCCGCTGCCGGCACTGGTGATGGTGATTGCGCTGGGGACCTGGGTGGGCAGCTTCTGA
- a CDS encoding OsmC family protein, with amino-acid sequence MSLATSTSQDNADLQTGPGEIVSIEAQATATAGRYLVSARHNVLPTDAKVSSGGPGLAIAAGELLLSSLASCSFGLIQEKAREFGWPLSSLDAEVLFQRDTADGTRYARLELAVTAGGVTQQQAQQLLDYFTGKCPIYNTLRRGGPASARITATT; translated from the coding sequence ATGAGCCTCGCCACCAGCACTTCGCAAGACAACGCAGATCTGCAAACCGGCCCAGGCGAGATCGTCAGCATCGAGGCCCAGGCGACAGCCACCGCAGGCCGCTACCTCGTCAGCGCACGCCACAATGTGCTGCCCACCGACGCCAAGGTCAGCAGCGGCGGCCCCGGCTTGGCGATTGCCGCCGGCGAGCTTTTGCTGTCGTCACTGGCGTCCTGCAGCTTCGGGTTGATTCAGGAAAAAGCGCGCGAATTCGGCTGGCCCCTGAGCAGTCTCGATGCCGAAGTCCTGTTTCAGCGCGATACCGCCGACGGCACCCGCTATGCCAGGCTGGAACTGGCGGTCACGGCCGGCGGCGTCACGCAGCAGCAGGCCCAGCAATTGCTGGACTACTTCACCGGCAAATGCCCGATCTACAACACCTTGCGACGCGGCGGCCCGGCCAGTGCACGCATTACAGCAACAACCTGA
- a CDS encoding LLM class flavin-dependent oxidoreductase codes for MTQATPRQMHLAAFIIAGPGRAGGWRYPSSESDWLNPAYYQKIAQTLERGRFDMAFFADILAVPDRFQSSTDSQLRYGALGSMRLDPTLVLTSMASATRHLGLVATRSTSYFQPYELARSFATLDHLSTGRSGWNVVTSFQDAESRNFSLREQIPKNERYDRADEFLEVVHQLWDSWEDDALVADREAPLFADPAKVHEIHHQGKWFDVRGPLNVPRPPQGYPLIVQAGASDRGRDFAAQWADVIFASHDSLDSAQRFYKEMKERVVRKGRSPDSLKILPAATPLVGETRAIAEAKREVLRDLTHAEPGLSTLAYHLDIDLGQYPLDEPLPDLNVPGVKGHYDEVREATDREQLTLRELGLRYGNRYEGGMVGSGKDVADQMQHWFEEQACDGFMVQAPYQPAGFEEFVRYVVPELQQRKLLRTEYHGETLRENLGLERPAVHAWKERVETHSTTVESPAIPSTDKVAA; via the coding sequence ATGACCCAAGCAACACCCCGCCAGATGCATCTGGCCGCCTTCATCATTGCCGGTCCCGGTCGAGCCGGCGGCTGGCGCTACCCCAGCTCCGAATCCGACTGGCTCAACCCAGCCTACTATCAGAAGATCGCGCAGACGCTCGAGCGAGGCCGTTTCGACATGGCTTTTTTTGCCGATATTCTGGCCGTTCCCGACCGCTTCCAGAGCAGCACCGACAGCCAGCTGCGCTACGGCGCACTGGGCTCCATGCGGCTGGACCCCACGCTGGTGCTGACGTCCATGGCGAGCGCTACCCGGCACCTGGGGCTGGTGGCCACCCGCTCGACCAGCTATTTCCAGCCCTATGAGCTGGCACGCTCCTTTGCCACGCTGGACCATCTAAGCACCGGACGCAGCGGCTGGAACGTGGTCACCTCATTCCAGGACGCCGAATCCAGGAATTTTTCGCTGCGCGAGCAAATCCCCAAGAACGAGCGCTACGACCGCGCCGACGAGTTTCTGGAAGTCGTCCATCAGCTCTGGGACAGCTGGGAAGACGACGCCCTGGTTGCGGATCGTGAAGCGCCACTGTTTGCCGACCCTGCCAAGGTGCACGAAATTCACCACCAGGGCAAATGGTTCGATGTGCGCGGCCCGCTCAACGTGCCGCGCCCGCCCCAGGGCTACCCGCTGATCGTGCAAGCCGGCGCATCGGATCGAGGCCGCGACTTTGCCGCCCAATGGGCCGATGTGATCTTTGCCAGCCACGACTCTCTGGACAGCGCCCAGCGCTTCTACAAAGAGATGAAGGAGCGCGTGGTGCGCAAAGGCCGCTCGCCGGACAGCCTCAAGATCCTGCCCGCCGCCACCCCGCTGGTGGGCGAGACCCGCGCCATTGCCGAAGCCAAGCGCGAAGTGCTGCGCGACCTGACCCATGCCGAGCCCGGCCTGTCCACCCTGGCCTATCACCTCGATATCGACCTGGGCCAGTACCCGCTGGACGAGCCGCTGCCCGACCTCAACGTGCCCGGCGTCAAAGGCCACTACGACGAGGTGCGCGAAGCCACCGACCGCGAACAGCTGACCTTGCGTGAGCTGGGCCTGCGTTACGGCAACCGCTACGAAGGCGGCATGGTGGGCAGCGGCAAGGACGTGGCCGACCAGATGCAGCACTGGTTTGAAGAACAGGCTTGCGACGGCTTCATGGTCCAGGCCCCCTACCAGCCTGCCGGGTTTGAGGAATTCGTGCGCTACGTGGTGCCAGAGCTTCAACAACGCAAGCTGCTGCGCACCGAATACCACGGCGAAACCCTGCGCGAAAACCTGGGCTTGGAACGCCCCGCCGTTCACGCCTGGAAAGAGCGTGTCGAAACACATTCCACTACAGTGGAATCTCCCGCCATTCCATCGACAGACAAGGTTGCCGCATGA
- a CDS encoding NrtA/SsuA/CpmA family ABC transporter substrate-binding protein, which produces MSSYDSTTALTSSPLSRRQALQRGLQAGSALAALSLGGNAALAQSNSTPLRVAIIGDGRTGVWATLRSLPESQLHSAIGSAITFQPGFTASLPVMEAIKAGSVDFSFATATALVNAIAAKVPMIPLAAYALPADEVDFLVRAESSIRSAADLKGKRIAHQNGTTGTYSLIKYLETAGLRLKDVEAVSLSGVDAYTALAQGSIDGWIHWQHAAAIAKARLGNKVRLLPNVRTYDWAFYVASEKALQSNPQAVFNVVRLIKQTQARINASPDATAKLWAAQGGFRPGSLEEKVFVELIRDKRLSDSTADLLAPLSRQAATETQEMADSFQQLGVLPQRTDVVGFLQSSKVGDVAQKIRSALS; this is translated from the coding sequence ATGAGCTCTTACGACAGCACCACGGCTTTGACCTCCTCACCACTGAGCCGCCGCCAGGCCTTGCAGCGCGGACTGCAAGCCGGCTCGGCACTGGCCGCGCTGAGCCTGGGCGGCAATGCCGCTCTGGCGCAGTCCAACAGCACACCGCTGCGGGTGGCCATCATCGGCGACGGACGTACCGGTGTCTGGGCCACGCTGCGCAGCCTGCCCGAGAGCCAGCTGCACAGCGCCATAGGCTCGGCCATCACCTTCCAGCCCGGATTTACCGCATCGCTGCCGGTGATGGAGGCCATCAAGGCTGGCTCGGTGGACTTCAGCTTTGCAACGGCAACCGCGCTCGTCAATGCCATCGCCGCCAAGGTACCCATGATTCCACTGGCCGCCTACGCCTTGCCCGCCGATGAAGTGGACTTTCTGGTGCGCGCCGAATCCTCAATACGCTCCGCCGCCGATCTCAAGGGCAAACGCATTGCCCATCAGAACGGCACCACCGGCACCTACAGCCTGATCAAATACCTGGAAACTGCGGGTCTGCGTCTCAAGGACGTGGAAGCGGTCAGCCTGTCGGGCGTCGATGCCTATACCGCTCTCGCACAAGGCAGCATCGACGGCTGGATCCACTGGCAACATGCCGCAGCCATTGCCAAGGCACGCCTGGGCAACAAGGTCCGCCTGCTGCCCAATGTCAGAACCTATGACTGGGCCTTTTATGTCGCCAGCGAGAAAGCGCTGCAATCCAATCCCCAGGCTGTCTTCAATGTCGTCAGGCTTATCAAGCAGACGCAGGCCAGGATCAATGCCAGCCCCGACGCTACGGCCAAACTATGGGCTGCACAAGGCGGCTTCCGTCCCGGCAGCCTCGAAGAAAAAGTCTTTGTCGAACTGATTCGGGACAAGCGCCTGTCGGACTCCACCGCCGATCTGCTGGCCCCGCTGAGCAGGCAGGCCGCCACCGAAACCCAGGAAATGGCCGACAGCTTCCAGCAACTGGGCGTGCTGCCGCAACGCACCGATGTCGTCGGCTTTTTGCAAAGCAGCAAGGTCGGCGATGTGGCGCAGAAGATCCGCAGCGCCCTCTCCTGA